Proteins co-encoded in one Paraburkholderia terrae genomic window:
- a CDS encoding MFS transporter: MIKSQRWFVVGLLFLAGVINYLDRAALSIAAPLIQKDLNFSHAQMGIVFSSFFIGYALFNFIGGVASDKFGAKKVFGGAMGIWSIFCGATALASGLVSLIVLRVLFGMGEGPFSSSNSKMVNNWFPRREVASAIGVISSGTPLGGALAGPVVGYMAIQFGWRWAFVAIMVFGLAWLVFWSFATTEHPQQNRRVKPAELDLIVAGQQQASSMEHAPAGKKTGLGFYLKQPIILATALAFFSYNYVLFFFLSWFPTYLTEAHHMSLHDMSIATVIPWVLGSIGLAAGGFITDFILRLTGKPLLSRRIVLSVCLGAAAVCVGFAGRVQSMQGAVALMSVSIFFLYVTGSVYWAVIQDTVRRENVGGVGGFVHLLANLAGVIGPAVTGFIVQATHGAYGSAFVLAGAIAVIGALCALVFIREPKSQKAPAERKLVW, translated from the coding sequence ATGATCAAGAGCCAGCGATGGTTCGTCGTCGGCCTGCTGTTTCTTGCGGGCGTCATCAATTATCTCGACCGCGCGGCGCTTTCGATTGCCGCGCCGCTGATACAGAAGGACCTGAACTTCTCGCATGCGCAGATGGGCATCGTGTTCAGCAGTTTCTTCATCGGCTATGCGCTGTTCAACTTCATCGGCGGCGTAGCCTCCGATAAATTTGGCGCGAAGAAAGTGTTCGGCGGCGCAATGGGCATCTGGTCGATCTTCTGCGGCGCCACCGCGCTCGCGAGCGGGCTTGTCTCGCTGATCGTGCTGCGCGTGCTGTTCGGCATGGGGGAGGGCCCGTTCAGTTCGTCGAACAGCAAGATGGTGAACAACTGGTTTCCGCGCCGCGAAGTCGCGAGCGCGATCGGCGTCATCAGCTCGGGTACGCCGCTCGGTGGCGCGCTCGCGGGGCCTGTGGTCGGCTATATGGCGATCCAGTTCGGCTGGCGCTGGGCGTTCGTCGCGATCATGGTGTTCGGCCTCGCGTGGCTCGTGTTCTGGTCGTTTGCCACGACCGAACATCCGCAGCAGAACAGGCGCGTGAAGCCGGCCGAACTCGATCTGATCGTCGCCGGCCAGCAGCAGGCTTCGTCGATGGAACATGCGCCTGCGGGCAAGAAGACGGGACTGGGCTTCTACCTGAAGCAACCCATCATCCTCGCGACCGCGCTGGCGTTCTTCTCCTACAACTACGTGCTGTTCTTCTTTCTGTCGTGGTTCCCGACCTATCTGACGGAAGCTCATCACATGTCGCTGCACGACATGAGCATCGCGACGGTGATTCCGTGGGTGCTCGGCAGCATCGGGCTCGCGGCAGGCGGCTTCATCACCGACTTCATCCTGCGACTGACGGGCAAGCCGTTGCTGTCGCGCCGGATCGTGCTGTCGGTGTGCCTGGGCGCGGCGGCCGTATGCGTGGGCTTCGCCGGACGCGTGCAGAGCATGCAGGGCGCCGTGGCGCTGATGTCGGTTTCGATTTTCTTCCTGTATGTCACCGGCTCGGTCTACTGGGCAGTGATCCAGGATACGGTGCGCCGCGAGAACGTGGGCGGCGTGGGCGGCTTCGTGCATCTGCTCGCCAATCTCGCGGGCGTGATCGGACCGGCCGTGACGGGCTTCATCGTGCAGGCCACGCACGGCGCGTACGGTAGCGCGTTCGTGCTGGCTGGGGCGATCGCGGTGATCGGCGCGCTGTGTGCGCTGGTTTTCATCCGCGAACCCAAGTCGCAAAAAGCCCCGGCAGAGCGTAAACTAGTATGGTAG
- a CDS encoding NADH:ubiquinone reductase (Na(+)-transporting) subunit F, producing MSYQLTIEPIGQTIEIEEEQTILDACMRAGVWLPHACCHGLCATCKVQVVEGEIEHGQASPFALMDFERDERKCLACCATAQSDLTIEADIDEDEDACHFPVRDFTGRVKEMVDLTPTIKGIFVELEGDGIEFQAGQYVNVHIPGEGMPRAFSLADKPASRTLIELNVRRVPGGKGTGYLHDEITSGDEIRFSGPYGRFFVRKSDPQPVILIAGGSGLSSPKSMLIDMLEENDARQITLVYGARNRPELYYHDLFLQLKSVHKNFTYVPALSDEPADSSWEGFRGYVHDAAKAHFDGVFRGHKAYLCGPPVMIEAAIRTLMQGQLFERDIYTEKFLTSADGAEALAKSPLIKSI from the coding sequence ATGAGCTATCAACTGACCATCGAGCCGATCGGGCAGACGATCGAAATCGAGGAAGAGCAGACCATACTCGATGCATGTATGCGCGCGGGCGTGTGGCTGCCGCACGCTTGCTGTCACGGCCTGTGCGCGACCTGCAAGGTGCAGGTCGTGGAAGGCGAGATCGAGCATGGGCAGGCATCGCCGTTCGCGCTGATGGACTTCGAGCGCGACGAGCGCAAGTGCCTCGCGTGCTGCGCGACGGCGCAATCGGATCTGACGATCGAAGCGGACATCGACGAGGACGAGGACGCGTGCCATTTTCCTGTACGCGACTTCACAGGCCGCGTGAAAGAGATGGTCGACCTGACGCCGACCATCAAGGGCATCTTCGTCGAACTGGAGGGTGACGGCATCGAGTTTCAGGCGGGCCAGTACGTGAACGTACACATTCCGGGCGAGGGCATGCCGCGCGCGTTTTCGTTGGCGGACAAACCGGCTTCGCGCACGCTGATCGAATTGAACGTGCGACGCGTGCCGGGCGGCAAGGGTACAGGTTATCTCCACGATGAGATCACGTCAGGTGACGAAATCCGTTTCAGCGGCCCGTATGGGCGCTTCTTCGTACGCAAGTCGGACCCACAGCCAGTGATTCTGATCGCAGGCGGGTCCGGTCTGTCGAGTCCAAAGTCGATGTTGATCGACATGCTGGAAGAGAACGACGCGCGGCAAATCACGCTGGTTTATGGCGCGCGCAATCGGCCAGAGCTGTATTACCACGATCTCTTTTTACAGCTCAAAAGCGTGCACAAGAACTTTACCTATGTGCCAGCGCTGTCCGACGAGCCGGCGGATTCGTCATGGGAAGGGTTTCGCGGCTACGTGCATGACGCGGCGAAGGCGCACTTCGACGGCGTCTTTCGCGGACACAAAGCCTATCTGTGCGGGCCGCCCGTGATGATTGAAGCGGCGATCCGCACGTTGATGCAAGGTCAGCTCTTCGAACGCGACATCTACACAGAGAAGTTTCTGACCAGCGCGGACGGCGCCGAGGCGCTCGCAAAGAGTCCGCTAATCAAGTCGATCTAG
- a CDS encoding MFS transporter, whose protein sequence is MADRKTRAMLRRVAAASTIGTAAEYYDFFVYGTAAVLVFGAKFFPSSDPLIGTLAAFATYAVGFVARPLGGIVFGHFGDRIGRKKALIATILIVGLGTFAIGLLPDYSQIGVWAPASLILIRVLQGFGVGGEQAGAVLLTAEYAPPRERGFFASLVQLGAPAGFLIPSGLFALLSATLTHEQLMDWGWRLPFLGSIVLVVVGLYIRLRTEESPIFASIRETKAVESRPVVEVVKQFGPTIVKGVGAKLIEACTFAMYTMIVLAYGRAHGISESLLLQTIIVAVVLELFAIPLAGALSDRIGRRTTFIAGAVLQVLLVVPLFHAVDSGNRLAIQAAMILAISVGHSLCYAPQASLFPELFPARVRCSGIALIWQIGSLIGSGVLGLVAVKLIQATHGNSIGLVIYVALLGIVSAVCIFLLPETAPARRGGDLHDWGAPQREPALQEAHASAAFAARQ, encoded by the coding sequence ATGGCAGACAGGAAAACCCGTGCGATGCTGCGGCGCGTGGCGGCTGCATCGACGATCGGCACAGCCGCCGAGTACTACGATTTCTTCGTGTACGGCACGGCTGCCGTGCTCGTGTTTGGCGCAAAGTTCTTCCCTTCGAGCGACCCGCTGATCGGCACGCTCGCGGCATTTGCGACCTATGCCGTGGGGTTCGTGGCACGGCCGCTCGGCGGCATCGTGTTCGGGCATTTCGGCGATCGCATTGGACGCAAGAAGGCGTTGATCGCCACGATCCTGATCGTCGGGCTGGGGACGTTCGCGATCGGCTTGCTGCCGGACTATTCGCAGATCGGTGTCTGGGCGCCTGCTTCGCTGATCCTGATACGCGTGCTACAGGGCTTCGGGGTAGGTGGTGAGCAGGCGGGCGCGGTGTTGTTGACGGCGGAATATGCACCGCCTCGCGAGCGCGGTTTTTTTGCGAGTCTCGTGCAGCTCGGCGCACCTGCGGGCTTCCTGATTCCGTCGGGTCTCTTTGCGTTACTGAGCGCCACACTCACGCATGAGCAACTGATGGACTGGGGCTGGCGTCTACCGTTTCTGGGCAGCATCGTACTGGTCGTAGTCGGCCTGTATATCCGGCTGCGCACGGAAGAGTCGCCCATCTTCGCCAGCATCCGCGAAACCAAGGCAGTCGAGTCGCGGCCGGTGGTCGAGGTCGTGAAGCAGTTCGGACCGACCATCGTGAAAGGCGTTGGCGCAAAGTTGATCGAAGCGTGTACGTTCGCGATGTACACGATGATCGTTCTCGCCTACGGACGTGCGCACGGCATCAGCGAAAGCCTGCTGCTGCAGACCATCATCGTTGCTGTCGTGCTCGAGCTATTCGCCATTCCGCTGGCGGGCGCGCTGTCGGACCGGATTGGCCGGCGCACGACTTTCATCGCAGGGGCGGTGCTGCAGGTGCTACTCGTCGTGCCGCTGTTCCATGCAGTCGATAGCGGCAACCGCCTCGCGATCCAGGCCGCGATGATCCTCGCGATCTCAGTCGGTCACAGCCTGTGCTATGCGCCTCAGGCGTCGCTTTTCCCAGAGCTTTTTCCAGCGCGCGTGCGATGCAGCGGCATTGCGCTCATCTGGCAGATTGGATCGCTGATCGGCAGCGGCGTGCTCGGACTTGTCGCGGTCAAACTGATTCAGGCGACGCACGGAAATTCGATCGGGCTCGTCATTTATGTGGCGTTGCTCGGGATCGTCTCGGCCGTCTGCATTTTCCTTCTACCCGAAACCGCTCCCGCGCGACGCGGCGGGGATCTCCACGACTGGGGCGCGCCGCAGCGCGAGCCAGCCTTGCAGGAAGCACACGCATCGGCCGCATTCGCTGCGCGCCAATAG
- a CDS encoding mannitol dehydrogenase family protein, which yields MTAKPSLCRNALDPLNDHLLGPAWRDPRIGIVHLGIGNFHRAHEAVYTEEAMLAAGGDWGICGVTLQGDVGKRDALMAQDGLYSVVERGPEGVRVTVIRALKEVLAMPHDRARLSELLADENVRIVSLTVTEKGYCRDTRTGDVDLNHAGIAHDLAHPDEPSTVPGILAAALRQRRDAGTPPFTVLSCDNLSHNGAALKQAVASFARVLERELADWIDAHVAFPSTMVDRIVPSTTDADREAALNALNTHDAVPVPCEPFRQWVIEDYFPSGRPAWERAGAQLVDDVMPFELAKLRMLNGTHSTLAYLSMLAGFTTIDEAIAHPPLRALIHAMMTDEIAPTLDVPPSFDVLAYRDALLARYANAALKHRTAQIAMDGSQKIPPRLLATIEARLNAGQSIERLTLAVAAWLVFLRGHADDGTRYDISDPMAARLTASVASDPQQLVETMLAINEVFPPELANREVFRRRLVDAVRLLQHGARQAIAIERD from the coding sequence ATGACCGCCAAGCCATCGCTTTGCCGCAATGCACTCGACCCATTGAACGACCACCTGCTGGGGCCGGCGTGGCGCGATCCACGTATCGGTATCGTTCATCTGGGGATCGGAAATTTTCATCGCGCGCACGAGGCGGTTTATACGGAAGAAGCGATGCTCGCGGCGGGTGGCGACTGGGGCATCTGCGGCGTGACGTTGCAGGGCGACGTGGGCAAGCGCGATGCCTTGATGGCGCAGGACGGTTTGTATAGCGTGGTCGAACGCGGGCCCGAAGGCGTGCGCGTCACGGTGATTCGTGCGCTCAAGGAAGTGCTCGCGATGCCTCACGACCGTGCGCGTCTTTCCGAACTGCTAGCCGATGAAAACGTGCGCATCGTCTCGCTGACGGTCACCGAGAAGGGCTATTGCCGCGATACGCGAACGGGCGACGTGGACCTGAACCACGCAGGGATCGCGCATGATCTGGCGCATCCGGACGAGCCGTCCACTGTACCTGGCATCCTCGCCGCCGCCCTCAGACAAAGACGCGATGCCGGCACGCCGCCCTTCACTGTGCTGTCGTGCGACAACCTTTCGCACAACGGCGCGGCCTTGAAGCAGGCAGTCGCGTCGTTCGCACGCGTGCTGGAGCGTGAACTCGCCGACTGGATCGACGCGCATGTCGCGTTTCCGTCGACGATGGTGGACCGCATCGTGCCCTCCACCACCGACGCCGACCGCGAAGCGGCGCTGAACGCGTTGAATACGCACGACGCCGTGCCCGTGCCGTGCGAGCCGTTTCGCCAATGGGTGATCGAAGATTACTTTCCGTCGGGACGCCCCGCGTGGGAACGAGCCGGCGCACAACTCGTCGATGACGTGATGCCGTTCGAGCTCGCCAAGCTGCGCATGCTCAACGGCACGCATTCGACGCTCGCGTATCTGTCGATGCTCGCGGGCTTCACGACCATCGACGAAGCGATCGCCCATCCGCCGCTGAGAGCACTGATCCACGCGATGATGACGGACGAAATCGCGCCGACGCTCGACGTGCCGCCTTCATTCGACGTGCTCGCCTATCGTGACGCACTGCTCGCGCGTTATGCGAATGCGGCGCTCAAGCATCGCACCGCGCAGATCGCGATGGACGGAAGCCAGAAGATTCCGCCTCGGCTGCTCGCAACGATCGAGGCGCGTTTGAACGCAGGGCAATCGATCGAACGGCTTACGCTGGCCGTCGCGGCATGGCTCGTGTTCCTGCGCGGACACGCCGACGACGGCACGCGTTATGACATCAGCGATCCGATGGCTGCACGCCTCACGGCGAGTGTCGCTAGCGATCCGCAGCAACTCGTCGAAACGATGCTGGCGATCAACGAGGTGTTCCCGCCCGAACTGGCGAACCGGGAGGTTTTCCGGCGACGGCTGGTGGACGCTGTCAGGCTGCTACAGCACGGCGCACGACAAGCCATCGCGATTGAGCGCGACTGA
- a CDS encoding D-2-hydroxyacid dehydrogenase family protein, translated as MTNSPLIKVAVLDDYQNVALKAADWSPLENRAEITVFNDHLADPAQVIERLKPFDVVCAMRERTPLTREIIERLPNLKLIASTGSGNASIDTDTAAERGVKVVHTGYSSTPTIEFTWAMILAMARHIPAENQSLREGGWQQMLGTELAGKTLGLLGLGHIGSAVGVIGRAFRMNVIAWSQNLTAERAESKGVQLVDRDTLFSASDFLSIHVRLSDRTRGLVGAEELARMKRTSRIVNTSRGPIVDTAALIAALKSGQIAGAAVDVYDTEPLQLTDPFRSLTNVLATPHIGYVTQELYQTFYGDTVRNIVEWLEQTRQPHA; from the coding sequence ATGACCAACTCGCCCCTCATCAAGGTTGCTGTCCTCGACGACTACCAGAACGTCGCGCTCAAAGCGGCGGACTGGTCACCGCTAGAAAATCGCGCGGAAATCACGGTCTTCAACGACCATCTGGCAGATCCGGCACAAGTGATCGAACGGTTGAAGCCCTTCGACGTCGTGTGCGCGATGCGCGAACGCACGCCGCTGACGCGTGAGATCATCGAACGCCTGCCGAATCTCAAGCTGATTGCGTCGACGGGATCGGGCAACGCGTCGATCGACACGGACACAGCGGCAGAGCGCGGCGTCAAGGTTGTTCACACGGGTTACTCGTCCACGCCGACCATCGAGTTCACATGGGCGATGATTCTCGCGATGGCACGCCATATCCCGGCCGAAAACCAATCGTTGCGCGAAGGCGGCTGGCAACAGATGCTCGGCACGGAACTGGCGGGCAAGACGCTCGGCCTGCTCGGGCTTGGGCATATTGGTTCGGCCGTCGGCGTGATCGGCCGCGCGTTCAGAATGAATGTGATCGCCTGGAGCCAGAACCTGACGGCCGAACGCGCGGAATCGAAAGGCGTGCAACTGGTCGACAGGGATACCCTGTTCTCAGCTTCCGACTTCCTCTCCATTCATGTCCGTTTGAGCGACCGAACGCGGGGTCTGGTCGGTGCTGAAGAGCTAGCCAGAATGAAGCGCACGAGCCGCATCGTCAATACGTCGCGTGGTCCGATCGTCGATACGGCGGCGTTGATCGCCGCGCTAAAGAGCGGGCAGATCGCAGGCGCCGCCGTCGATGTATACGACACCGAACCGCTCCAGCTAACGGACCCGTTTCGCTCGCTGACCAACGTGCTTGCGACGCCGCATATCGGGTATGTGACGCAGGAGTTGTATCAGACGTTCTACGGCGATACGGTGCGCAATATCGTCGAGTGGCTCGAACAGACGCGACAGCCTCACGCATGA
- the manD gene encoding D-mannonate dehydratase ManD, producing the protein MKIVRADVIVTCPGRNFVTLKVVTDEGVHGIGDATLNGRELAVASYLKDHVCPLLVGRDPGRIEDIWQFLYKGAYWRRGPVTMTAIAAVDMALWDILGKVANLPLYRLLGGASREGVMVYGHATGRDIPEALDRYEEHIEAGYKAIRIQCGVPNMRSVYGVSKGSGMYEPATKGAVEEQSWSTEKYLDFVPKLFEAVRDKFGFDTHMLHDVHHRLTPIEAARLGKSVEPYRLFWMEDPTPAENQAGFRLIREHTVTPIAVGEVFNSIWDCKQLIEEQLIDYIRATLTHAGGITHLKRIADFASLYQVRTGCHGPSDLSPVCMGAALHFDLWVPNFGVQEYMGFPKEALDVFPHAWSFDHGMMHPGEAPGHGVDIDEEAAARYPYDPAYLPVARLEDGTLWNW; encoded by the coding sequence ATGAAAATCGTCCGCGCCGATGTGATCGTCACGTGTCCCGGCCGCAACTTCGTCACGCTCAAGGTTGTGACGGACGAGGGCGTGCATGGCATCGGCGATGCCACGTTGAACGGCCGCGAACTCGCGGTGGCGTCGTATCTGAAGGATCATGTGTGCCCGTTGCTGGTCGGGCGCGATCCGGGACGCATCGAGGATATCTGGCAGTTTCTTTACAAGGGCGCTTACTGGCGCCGCGGCCCGGTAACGATGACCGCGATCGCCGCCGTCGACATGGCGCTGTGGGACATTCTCGGCAAGGTGGCCAACCTGCCGTTGTACCGGCTGCTGGGTGGCGCGTCGCGTGAAGGCGTGATGGTCTACGGCCACGCGACGGGACGCGACATTCCCGAAGCACTCGACCGTTACGAAGAACACATCGAAGCCGGCTACAAGGCTATTCGCATTCAGTGCGGCGTGCCGAACATGCGCTCGGTCTATGGTGTGTCGAAGGGCTCTGGCATGTACGAGCCGGCGACCAAAGGTGCCGTCGAGGAGCAAAGCTGGTCGACGGAAAAGTATCTCGACTTCGTACCGAAGCTCTTCGAAGCCGTGCGCGACAAGTTTGGCTTCGATACCCACATGCTGCACGACGTGCATCACCGGCTCACGCCGATCGAAGCGGCGCGCCTGGGTAAATCGGTCGAACCGTATCGGCTCTTCTGGATGGAAGACCCGACGCCCGCCGAAAACCAGGCGGGCTTCCGTCTGATCCGCGAGCACACGGTCACGCCGATTGCGGTCGGCGAAGTGTTCAACAGCATCTGGGACTGCAAGCAACTGATCGAAGAGCAGTTGATCGACTACATCCGCGCGACACTCACGCACGCAGGCGGCATCACGCACCTGAAGCGCATCGCCGATTTCGCTTCGCTCTATCAGGTGCGCACGGGCTGTCACGGGCCGTCGGACCTATCACCCGTCTGCATGGGCGCGGCGCTCCACTTCGACCTGTGGGTGCCGAACTTTGGCGTGCAGGAATACATGGGCTTCCCGAAGGAAGCGCTCGACGTGTTTCCGCATGCATGGAGCTTCGATCACGGCATGATGCATCCGGGCGAGGCGCCGGGACATGGCGTCGATATCGATGAGGAAGCGGCCGCGCGCTATCCGTACGACCCGGCGTATCTGCCCGTCGCGCGGCTTGAAGACGGCACGCTGTGGAACTGGTAA
- a CDS encoding aromatic/alkene/methane monooxygenase hydroxylase/oxygenase subunit alpha yields the protein MSTQQATPKKLSIKENYAMLTRGLGWETTYQPMDEVFPYDRFEGIKVHDWDKWEDPFRLTMDAYWKYQGEKERKLYAIIDAFQQNNGQFNVTDPRYINALKLFLTGVSPLEYAAHRGFALAGRNFRGAGARIACQMQAIDELRHAQTQVHTISHYNKYFNGFHDFRHMHDRVWYLSVPKSYFEDAMSAGPFEFVTAISFSFEYVLTNLLFMPFMSGAAFNGDMATVTFGFSAQSDESRHMTLGLEVVKFLLEQDPGNVPIIQKWIDKWFWRGYRLLTLVAMMMDYMLPKRIMSWQEAWETYFEKNGGALFHDLERYGIRMPKYHDVAMKEKDRLSHEAWGIFYNYTHAAAMHTWVPSDDEMQWLAEKYPATFDRLYRPRLEYWREEQKGGRRFYNNTLPMLCQICQIPMAFTEPDDPTKICYRESDYLGNKFHFCSDGCKDIFDNEPEKYVQAWMPVQQIYQGNCFAEDADPCAPDFDPMREVLRYYHIHVGEDGHEFEDSPDRKNWLRWTGKPSHGGEEAPEANQKAA from the coding sequence ATGAGCACACAACAGGCAACCCCGAAGAAGCTGAGTATCAAGGAAAACTACGCGATGCTCACACGCGGACTCGGCTGGGAAACCACCTATCAGCCGATGGACGAGGTCTTTCCGTATGACCGGTTCGAAGGCATCAAGGTACACGACTGGGACAAGTGGGAAGATCCGTTCCGCCTCACGATGGACGCCTACTGGAAGTATCAGGGCGAGAAGGAGCGCAAGCTTTATGCGATCATCGATGCCTTCCAGCAGAACAACGGCCAGTTCAACGTCACTGACCCGCGTTATATCAACGCGCTCAAGCTCTTCCTCACTGGCGTGAGCCCGCTCGAATACGCGGCGCATCGCGGCTTCGCGCTGGCGGGGCGCAACTTTCGTGGCGCGGGCGCGCGCATCGCATGCCAGATGCAGGCCATCGATGAACTGCGTCATGCACAGACGCAGGTGCATACGATCAGCCACTACAACAAGTACTTCAACGGCTTTCACGACTTCCGGCACATGCACGACCGCGTGTGGTATCTGTCAGTGCCGAAGTCGTACTTCGAGGATGCGATGAGCGCGGGCCCGTTCGAGTTCGTGACGGCCATTTCGTTCTCGTTCGAGTACGTGCTGACCAATCTGCTCTTCATGCCGTTCATGTCGGGCGCAGCTTTCAACGGCGACATGGCGACGGTCACGTTCGGCTTCTCCGCGCAATCTGACGAATCGCGCCACATGACGCTCGGTCTCGAAGTCGTGAAGTTCCTGCTGGAACAGGACCCGGGCAACGTACCGATCATCCAGAAGTGGATCGACAAGTGGTTCTGGCGCGGCTATCGGCTGCTGACGCTGGTCGCAATGATGATGGACTACATGCTGCCCAAGCGCATCATGTCGTGGCAGGAAGCGTGGGAAACGTACTTCGAAAAAAATGGCGGCGCGCTTTTTCACGACCTCGAGCGCTACGGCATCCGCATGCCGAAGTATCACGACGTGGCAATGAAGGAGAAAGACCGTCTCTCGCACGAGGCGTGGGGCATCTTCTACAACTACACGCATGCAGCCGCGATGCATACGTGGGTTCCATCCGATGATGAAATGCAATGGCTCGCGGAAAAATATCCCGCCACGTTCGACAGGCTCTATCGTCCGCGCCTCGAATACTGGCGTGAAGAGCAGAAAGGGGGACGCCGCTTCTACAACAATACGCTACCGATGTTGTGCCAGATCTGCCAGATCCCGATGGCGTTCACCGAGCCCGACGATCCGACGAAGATCTGTTATCGCGAGAGCGACTATCTCGGCAACAAATTCCACTTCTGCTCGGACGGCTGCAAGGACATCTTCGACAACGAGCCGGAGAAGTACGTGCAGGCGTGGATGCCTGTGCAGCAGATCTATCAGGGCAACTGCTTTGCAGAAGACGCCGATCCGTGCGCGCCCGACTTCGACCCGATGCGTGAAGTGCTGCGCTACTACCACATCCATGTCGGCGAGGACGGTCACGAGTTCGAGGACTCGCCCGACCGCAAGAACTGGCTGCGCTGGACGGGCAAGCCAAGCCACGGCGGCGAGGAAGCCCCCGAGGCGAATCAGAAAGCTGCATAG
- a CDS encoding L-idonate 5-dehydrogenase, with translation MFAAVLHEPKKLLIDELDDPQPQAGQVQIRVRAGGICGSDLSYYFKGKSGDFAVREPFVLGHEVAGEVAALGEGVSGLAVGQRVAVNPGLNCGVCRYCVKGMPNHCLNMRFMGSASTFPHMQGMFRQFIAVSAHQCVPVPDGLDFAQASMAEPLAVALHALRLAGSLVGAKVLLVGCGPIGCILLAVAKRAGAHRIVALDLAEKALQMASTLGADETVLANDHARIDQWAQQRGTFDVVLEASGSTAGLDTALRAARAGGTVIQVGNLPAGQSPVAANLVMSKELRYQGSFRFTDEYAVAAEELGAHKIDLRPLMTHAFSLEEANRAFEVAHDRTQSMKVHLKFD, from the coding sequence ATGTTTGCAGCCGTTCTCCACGAACCAAAGAAACTCCTCATCGACGAACTCGATGATCCGCAACCGCAAGCCGGTCAGGTCCAGATTCGCGTACGCGCCGGCGGCATCTGCGGCTCCGATCTCTCGTATTACTTCAAGGGCAAGAGCGGCGATTTCGCGGTGCGCGAGCCGTTCGTGCTGGGTCATGAAGTCGCGGGTGAAGTTGCGGCGCTAGGCGAGGGCGTGAGCGGCCTTGCAGTCGGGCAGCGTGTCGCCGTGAATCCGGGACTCAACTGCGGCGTCTGCCGATACTGCGTCAAGGGCATGCCGAATCATTGCCTGAACATGCGCTTCATGGGCAGCGCGTCGACGTTTCCGCACATGCAGGGCATGTTCCGTCAGTTCATCGCGGTGAGCGCGCATCAATGCGTGCCCGTACCGGACGGACTCGACTTCGCGCAGGCGTCGATGGCCGAACCGCTCGCGGTGGCGCTGCATGCGCTGCGTCTTGCGGGGTCGCTGGTCGGAGCGAAGGTGCTGCTGGTGGGTTGTGGACCGATCGGTTGCATTCTGCTCGCGGTGGCGAAGCGGGCGGGCGCGCACCGCATCGTTGCGCTCGATCTCGCGGAAAAAGCGTTGCAAATGGCATCGACACTCGGCGCCGACGAAACCGTGCTCGCCAACGATCACGCACGCATCGATCAGTGGGCGCAGCAGCGCGGCACTTTCGACGTGGTGCTGGAAGCGTCGGGTAGTACGGCTGGCCTCGATACGGCACTGCGCGCCGCGCGCGCGGGCGGCACGGTCATCCAGGTCGGCAATTTGCCGGCAGGGCAGTCACCCGTGGCGGCGAATCTGGTGATGTCGAAGGAGCTTCGCTATCAGGGCTCGTTCCGCTTCACCGACGAATACGCCGTTGCTGCCGAAGAACTCGGCGCGCACAAGATCGATCTGCGCCCGCTGATGACGCACGCGTTCTCGCTCGAAGAAGCGAACCGTGCGTTCGAAGTCGCGCATGACCGCACGCAATCGATGAAGGTTCATCTGAAGTTCGACTAA
- a CDS encoding phenol hydroxylase subunit P4, whose translation MSVIALKDGYTGEIKDRVENFHGKQLLFVGWEDHLMFCAPHCIPVEAAVPFGTLVDTMLPAMYASHPDWQKVDIRAAEWFRSGRPFTPDFDASLGENGLGHKAVIRFRTPGLNGINGSFS comes from the coding sequence ATGTCAGTCATCGCGCTCAAGGACGGTTATACCGGCGAGATCAAGGACCGTGTCGAGAACTTTCACGGCAAACAGTTGCTCTTCGTCGGCTGGGAGGATCATCTGATGTTTTGCGCACCCCATTGCATTCCCGTCGAAGCGGCCGTGCCGTTCGGCACGCTCGTCGACACGATGCTGCCGGCCATGTATGCATCACATCCCGACTGGCAGAAGGTCGATATCCGCGCTGCCGAATGGTTCCGGTCGGGCCGGCCGTTCACGCCCGACTTCGATGCGAGCCTGGGCGAGAACGGGCTCGGTCACAAGGCGGTGATCCGCTTTCGCACGCCGGGCCTGAACGGCATTAACGGATCGTTCAGCTAG